The following proteins are co-located in the Castanea sativa cultivar Marrone di Chiusa Pesio chromosome 8, ASM4071231v1 genome:
- the LOC142606565 gene encoding LEAF RUST 10 DISEASE-RESISTANCE LOCUS RECEPTOR-LIKE PROTEIN KINASE-like 2.3 translates to MASVYLFVFFVLSHLLVHSAEEGNLNHPYCTPFHCGKFGSIGFPFAKSTNSYCGLLTVDCNETTPMIQVGREGRSYDVLNISQSNTSYATVRVKDQVFQEHLNLRRCSLLGTLTFPNSNPFSFEITSPKQTLFKCKHTLNLTAPRNFRNTSCDDYNIYYSSHSNQTSPSFPPECSIIQLPKNGTSTDDADLYALLTADFNLEVHVSRYCISCDNRGGQCQNSRGGEFQCSYAKKVTSLSGIGVLVVIICYFLGILSCNKRSKKANPTYQYVEDFLRNHRLLGIRRYKYSDIKKITNSFKDKLGQGGYGDVYKGKLQDGCFVAMKVLKESKGNEEEFLNEVASISRTSHVNIVTLMGFCFEESKRALIYEFMPNGSLEKFIYKENPSNVDIQLGWETLYKIAIGIGQGLEYLHKGCNTRILHFDIKPHNILLDENFNPKISDFGLAKICPREKSIISMVGVKGTIGYIAPEVFCRNFGEVSHKSDVYNYGMMVLEMVGVKNIDVSVDCTSEVYFPHWIYKRLELKEELGLKGILNEADQDGAMKLIIVSLWCIQTNPTNWPPMSRVVDMLKGSLNSLQIPPNPFLSSPPRSPISSLQYDSMSSNTSLPSRQTLSLGGNEICEM, encoded by the exons ATGGCTTCGGTCTAtctgtttgttttctttgttctcTCACACCTTTTGGTTCACTCGGCCGAAGAAGGGAATTTGAATCACCCATATTGTACACCCTTTCATTGTGGAAAATTCGGCAGCATCGGCTTCCCATTTGCCAAAAGCACAAACTCATATTGCGGTTTACTCACAGTAGACTGTAACGAAACAACTCCGATGATCCAAGTGGGGAGAGAGGGAAGGTCATATGATGTCCTAAACATCTCTCAGTCTAACACCAGTTACGCCACCGTACGTGTCAAGGACCAAGTGTTTCAGGAGCACTTAAACCTCCGTAGATGCAGCTTGTTAGGCACTTTGACTTTTCCCAACTCTAACCCTTTCTCTTTTGAAATCACCAGTCCCAAGCAGACTCTGTTTAAATGCAAAcacactctcaatctcactgcacctagaaattttagaaaTACGAGCTGCGATGACTATAATATCTACTACAGTAGTCACTCAAACCAAACTTCTCCAAGTTTTCCACCTGAATGTTCAATTATTCAGCTCCCAAAAAATGGGACTTCAACTGATGATGCTGACCTGTATGCACTCTTAACCGCTGATTTCAACCTCGAAGTGCATGTGTCTCGTTATTGTATCAGTTGTGATAATAGAGGAGGTCAATGTCAGAATTCTAGAGGAGGAGAATTTCAATGTTCCTATGCAAAGAAAG TCACTTCATTATCTGGAATTGGAGTTCTAGTGGTCATAATCTGCTACTTCTTGGGAATTCTCTCATGTAATAAAAGATCGAAGAAAGCAAATCCAACCTACCAGTACGTAGAAGACTTTCTAAGAAATCATCGACTACTTGGTATTAGAAGATACAAATATTCAGATATAAAGAAAATTACTAACTCCTTTAAAGATAAATTAGGCCAAGGTGGCTATGGTGATGTATATAAAGGAAAGTTACAAGATGGTTGTTTTGTGGCCATGAAAGTTTTGAAAGAATCAAAAGGTAATGAAGAGGAATTCCTTAACGAGGTTGCAAGCATTAGTAGAACCTCCCATGTTAACATTGTTACACTTATGGGTTTTTGCTTTGAAGAATCTAAAAGAGCTCTCATTTATGAGTTTATGCCAAATGGATCTCTTGAAAAGTtcatatataaagaaaatccCTCAAATGTTGACATTCAATTGGGATGGGAAACATTATACAAAATTGCAATTGGCATTGGTCAAGGATTAGAGTACTTACATAAAGGTTGCAACACACGAATCTTGCATTTTGACATAAAGCCTCACAACAttcttttggatgaaaacttCAATCCAAAGATTTCTGATTTTGGCCTCGCAAAAATTTGCCCTAGAGAAAAAAGTATCATATCAATGGTGGGTGTAAAAGGGACTATAGGATATATAGCTCCAGAAGtattttgtagaaattttgGAGAGGTCTCTCATAAATCAGATGTTTATAATTATGGAATGATGGTTTTAGAAATGGTTGGGGTAAAGAATATTGATGTCAGTGTTGATTGTACTAGTGAAGTATATTTTCCACATTGGATTTACAAGCGTCTTGAATTAAAAGAAGAACTAGGACTGAAGGGCATTCTGAATGAAGCAGACCAAGATGGTGCAATGAAGTTGATAATAGTAAGTTTGTGGTGCATACAGACCAACCCCACAAACTGGCCACCTATGAGTAGAGTGGTGGATATGTTGAAAGGGAGCCTAAACTCTTTGCAAATCCCTCCCAATCCTTTTTTGTCTTCCCCTCCAAGATCACCGATTTCGTCATTACAATATGATTCCATGTCCTCAAATACATCTCTTCCTTCAAGGCAAACTTTGAGTCTAGGCGGTAACGAAATTTGTGAAATGTAA